The Geomonas ferrireducens DNA segment TCGGCGGGTTGGTCACTTGGGCGAAGAGCTGCTTGAAGTAGCTGTAAAGAAGCTGCGGCTTCTCGGAGAGGACCGCGAGCGGGGTGTCGGTGCCCATGGAGCCAAGCGGCTGCACGCCGGAGGTCGCCATGGGGCCGATGATGGTCTCCTGGTCCTCGAAGGTGTAGCCGAAGGCCTTCTGGCGCTGCACGAGGGGGGATTCCTCCTCGCCCTGCGTCTTCGCCGCTTTCGGGAGGTCGGCCAGCAGGTGGTGGTTCACCTTGACCCAGTCGGCGTAGGGCTTCGCGGTGGCGAGGTCGTTCTTGATCTCCTCGTCCGGGATGATGCGACCCTGTTCGGTGTCGATGAGGAACATCTTGCCCGGCTGGAGGCGACCCTTCTTGATCACCTTCGCGGGGGATACCGGCAGAACGCCAGCCTCGCTCGCCATGATGACGAGGTCGTCGTCGGTCAGGTAGTAGCGGCAGGGACGCAGGCCGTTTCTGTCCAGCACCGCGCCGATGATGCGGCCGTCGGTGAAGGTGAGGGCGGCGGGGCCGTCCCACGGCTCCATGAGGCAAGAGTGGTACTCGTAGAAGGCACGCTTCTCACGGCTCATGGTCTCGTGGTTCTCCCACGGCTCCGGCACCATCATCATAACGGCGTGGGGGAGGGAACGGCCGGTCATGAGCAGGAGCTCGAGACAGTTGTCGAACATCGCCGAGTCGGAGCCGTTGGTGTTGATAACCGGCAGGAGCTTCTTGATGTCGTCGCCGAAGAGCTCGCTGTTGAACATGGACTGGCGCGCGTGCATCCAGTTCACGTTGCCGCGCAGGGTGTTGATCTCGCCGTTGTGGGCGAGGTAGTGGTACGGGTGCGCACGGTCCCAGGAGGGGAAGGTGTTCGTGGAGAAGCGGGAGTGGACTACCGCGATGGCGCTCTCGACCGCCTCGTCGCGCAGCTCGGGGAAGTACTGGTCCAGCTGGGCCGGCATCAGCATCCCTTTGTAGACTATGGTGCGGGTCGAGATGCTGGCGACGTACCAGTACGGATCGACCTCCTCGTCGCGTATCTCGTGGATCGCGCGCTGGTTCACGAGGTAGAGCTTCCTGTTGAAGGCGTCCTCGTCGGCGCACGAAGCGTCGCGTTTGAAGAAGATCTGGCGCACGAGCGGCTCGCCCGCCTTGGCGGTGTCGCCCAAGGACGAGTTGTCCGTCGGCACCTCGCGCCAGCCGATCACCTCGACCCCTTCCTCTCTTATGATGCGCTGGAAGACGTGCTTCGCCGCGCTCCTTTCGGTCGCCTCGGGGGAGGTGAAGAGCATGGCGACGCCGTATTCGCCCGGAGCCGGGAGTTCGAAGCCGAGCTCGGGGCATGCCTTGCGGAAAAAGGCGTCGGGGATCTGGATCAGGATGCCGGCACCGTCACCGGTGTTGTGCTCGCTCCCCACCGCGCCGCGGTGGTCGAGGTTTTCCAGGACGGTTATCGCCTGTTTGACGATCTCGTGGGATTTCTTTCCCTTGATGTTGGTGACGAAGCCGACGCCGCAGGCGTCGTGCTCGAACTGGGGATCGTACATCCCTTGCTTCTTGGGTAATCCGATTGTTTTCATGATGCAACCTTTTGCGAGGTAGTGATCGTGCGCTGCGTCTGCGAAAAGGAGCAGTTACTGTGCCAACTCGGCAGAAACAGGCGCGGAAAAAATGTTTACGGTGTAAGTGGCGGCTTTCCCGCCATCCCTGCGTGGCCGCTGGTGGCGAGGTGGCCGCGTGTTGTAATACAAAGTGACTACTCTTGCTACTCAGGAGTGTACTCATCTGCCCGATAGTAGTCATCCATCTGACGCAAGGAAGTCAGAAAAAAACGCCCTGCCTTGATAACGTGCTAAAGAAGGGGGCGATGCTTCCGAAGAGAATACAATGAAATGTAACACTGTTATTGTCGCGGCGCCGAATAAGAACAACAGTCGAGGAAAATCATGAAATTTCTCTTTGGTCTCTACCTGCACCTGCGCATCCGCACCCGCATCATCCTGCTCTGTGTCTGTTACAGCTTCTGCATTGTCTTCGCCGTAGGAGCGGGACGCTCCTTCTCCCTGTCCATCTCGGTCATATCCACCGCGCTCTTTCTCATTGCCGGAGCTTTCTTCAGTTCCCTGCTTTTCTGGTCGGTGAACGACGCACTGAAAAGGATCATCGGCATCCTGGAGACCATGATCAGCGGGGACCTCACCAAGCCGATCCAGGCCAAGCGCAACAACGAGATCAGCACCATCATCCGCTCCATCGACACGCTGCAGACCACGATGCGGGACATGATCCGCCGGATTCAGCAGAGCTCCGAGCAGGTGGCGCTCACCTCGCACCAGTTGCAGGACAACGCCGACCGCATCTCCGCGGGGACCGACGACGTCGCCTCCCAGACCAACGCCGTGGCCGTCGCCAGTGAAGAGATGGCCGCGACCTCAGGCGACATCGCGAGAAACTGCGTGCACGCCGCCGAGAACTCGACCCGTGCGAGCCGGACCGCGAGCTCCGGCGCCGACGTGGTGCGGCAGACGACGCTCGGAATGGAACGGATCGCAAGCCGGGTGCAGGGGGCGGCCAAGACCGTGGAGGAACTGGGCGCCCAGTCGGACCAGATCGACCAGATCATCGGTACCATCCAGGAGATCGCGGACCAGACCAACCTGCTCGCTTTGAACGCGGCGATCGAGGCGGCGCGCGCCGGAGAGCAGGGGCGCGGTTTCGCCGTCGTTGCCGACGAGGTGCGCGCCTTAGCCGAGAGGACGACCCGGGCGACCCGGGAGATAGG contains these protein-coding regions:
- a CDS encoding methyl-accepting chemotaxis protein — protein: MKFLFGLYLHLRIRTRIILLCVCYSFCIVFAVGAGRSFSLSISVISTALFLIAGAFFSSLLFWSVNDALKRIIGILETMISGDLTKPIQAKRNNEISTIIRSIDTLQTTMRDMIRRIQQSSEQVALTSHQLQDNADRISAGTDDVASQTNAVAVASEEMAATSGDIARNCVHAAENSTRASRTASSGADVVRQTTLGMERIASRVQGAAKTVEELGAQSDQIDQIIGTIQEIADQTNLLALNAAIEAARAGEQGRGFAVVADEVRALAERTTRATREIGEMIKAIQGGTRGAIAAIEEGVAEVGKGAEYSARSGEALEEILAQVGVVSDQINQITTAAQQQTSTTDEITRSIQRITDVVQQTAHGVTETAAAASTLSHQSEELQRLVRQFRL